A region of the Nitrospirota bacterium genome:
GGAGATGTCAACGGAATTGGTCGTTCAGCGACGACGCCCGGACGGGGGGGCGGCGGTCGACCGCCCAGCCGACCGCGGCGCCGAAGAAGAAGACTGCGGCACTGTAATACAGCCACAGGATAAACAAGACGAGACCTCCGATCGCGCCGTAGAGGACCGTCATGTGGCGTACGGAGGCGGCGTACCAGCCGAACGCCCAGCGGAAGATCTCCAGTAAGACCGTGGTCGTGAGCGCGGCGACGACGAGGCCGCGGGGCCGAAGCGATCGCGCCGGGCAGACGCGGTACACCAGATAGCAGAGCGCCAGGATGAACAGCGTGCCGAGAAGTTCGCTTGCGATGAACCAGTCGGAGCGGAGGATCGGTCCCACGAACGGGACGGAGTCGCCGGCTGCGCGGGCGGCTCCGAGCGCGGAGTTGAGGGCGATAGTCGCCGCGAACAGGGCCGCCAACAGGACGATCATCAGCGCGTCCACCCCCATGCCCCTGAAGAAGCCCCGGCGTCGTTCGACGCCGAACAGCACGTTCAACGCGAAGCGGGCGGTGCCGAAGGTCGTGGTGCTGAACAGCGCGAACAGCACCAGTCCGTAGAGACCGAGTGCGCGCCGGTGCGCCGCCGCGGTGGCGAGGCCCTCGACGGCTGTCTGTTCGATGTCCGGGAGGATCTGTCGGAGGATCGCCTGGATCTCGGCCAAGGCGCGATCCGACTCCACCACGGTCTGTCCGAGCGCGGCCACGACGAGCAGGACCAGCGGGACCGAGTACAGCAGGAGACTGAACGCGAGCGCGGAGGCGAGAAAGAGGCCGTTGACGCTGAGAAATCGGCGGACCGCCTCCCGCAACACGAGCCACACCTCGGACACGACCGGGAGGTTCACGGCGTCCGTATCCGGTCGGACGGGCTCATGGCGACGAGGGGAGGCCGGCGGCGCGATCCCGTTCTAGGATCACGATGCTCAGCGCGGCGACCAGCGGTCCCACGATGATCCCGATCAGCCCGAAGACCTGCAGGCCTCCGAGCACGCTGAAGAACACCACCAGGGTGTGCAACTGCGAGCGCTCGCCGATCAAGATCGTGCGGGTGACGTAATCGAGAAAGGCGATGCCGATGCCTGCCGCGACCAGGACGGCCACCCCTCCGTACGCTTCCTGGAGGGCGAGGTACACGGCTGCGGGCGCCCACACGAACGAGGCACCCAGAAGCGGGAGAAACGCCAAGACTCCCATGACCACGCCCCAGAGCACCGGCGCCGGGAGCCCGACGGCCCAGAACGCGAGCCCGCCGGCAAGACCCTCCAGGACCGCGATCAGGGTGTTGCCGAAGACCGAGCCGTGCACGACCTGTTGAAACCGCTCGACCACGATCCGCTGCTGCTCGGGTGGAAACGGCAGCGTGGCGTGAAGCCAATCGACCAACCGCTGACCGTCGCGGAAGAAGTAGAACATGGCCAGGAGCACGAACAGGAACTGCAGGAGCCCCACCAGAACATTCGTCGCCACCCGTGTGAGTCTCTGGACCACGAAGCCGCCGAACTCCGCCAGATTGTCGGCGACTACGGACCGGAGATTGACGCCGGTCAGCTGTTCGTAGGTTTGAATCTTTGCAAGGACAGCGGTCGCCAGCGGGTGGTTCTGCCAGGTCTGGAGAACCCCACCCTGTTCCCTG
Encoded here:
- a CDS encoding YihY/virulence factor BrkB family protein; translation: MNLPVVSEVWLVLREAVRRFLSVNGLFLASALAFSLLLYSVPLVLLVVAALGQTVVESDRALAEIQAILRQILPDIEQTAVEGLATAAAHRRALGLYGLVLFALFSTTTFGTARFALNVLFGVERRRGFFRGMGVDALMIVLLAALFAATIALNSALGAARAAGDSVPFVGPILRSDWFIASELLGTLFILALCYLVYRVCPARSLRPRGLVVAALTTTVLLEIFRWAFGWYAASVRHMTVLYGAIGGLVLFILWLYYSAAVFFFGAAVGWAVDRRPPVRASSLNDQFR
- a CDS encoding AI-2E family transporter: MTLAVTLGAAYLLFVTFSPFFSALAWAALVAYSLHPAYRAVLRFVRGHENLAALLMCGAVTIGLILPLLYLLILIGEELARTYRTIVTAVREQGGVLQTWQNHPLATAVLAKIQTYEQLTGVNLRSVVADNLAEFGGFVVQRLTRVATNVLVGLLQFLFVLLAMFYFFRDGQRLVDWLHATLPFPPEQQRIVVERFQQVVHGSVFGNTLIAVLEGLAGGLAFWAVGLPAPVLWGVVMGVLAFLPLLGASFVWAPAAVYLALQEAYGGVAVLVAAGIGIAFLDYVTRTILIGERSQLHTLVVFFSVLGGLQVFGLIGIIVGPLVAALSIVILERDRAAGLPSSP